The genomic region tcaaccgggacaattggcttttaagtaggagcgagaggaaaaatgactacctctgtcttttatgCAAGAATCACtcagagccctcagctggccacttacgcaatgtagtcgtttacgctcattcttcaacataaaggcatGAAACTACGTcaaaaggctgtagacacctgagggaatacgtagaaaaaggaatctggttgaaattcctttcaatggccaataggggtgcatacaactgtttcaaaataagaggcactttctgattggattttcctcagggtttcgcctgcaatatcagttctgttatactcacagacaatattttgacagttttggaaactttagtgttttctatcctaagctgtcaattatatccatattctagcatctggtcctgagaaataggcggtttactttgggaacgttatttttccaaacataaaaatagtgccccctagtttcaagagggtATTACCGATGTTAGGACATATGcctgtaatatacagtacatagatcTACATAATAATTGTAAATGCAGCATAACAAACGTACTTATTTACAGATGCGTTCTGTACAGTTTTATTCAATTTTCTTAGTGGCATTGTGCATCATTACAAATTAGTCCAAGAAGCAAAACAACAAATGGTTACATTTTAGTTACACAACAAGTATTTCAGCATCACAGCCAGGACAGTAATAACAAACCATCTCTCTTGGTAAACCCCAGGTGACACGTCAACACTATTTCCTGTTATTAAAAAAAAGTGAAAAGACAGTCAGATTCGCTTTGCAACACATCTACGTAGGCCTGCCTCTCTTACTTCCAGTTTCACTTAATATATAAACTACCGACAACCTACCTTTTCATTTTCACTTTACAACAAATGCACTGCCGTATAAATATATTTCCTTGTCCTTTTTAAGTTACCTGAGAGAAGTGTGATGTTTCTCCTGATCTCCTGTCCCAGGGCCTCGTTCTTTAAGACAAACGTCAGGGTCTTattgaccgctccttgcagagaTACTGTGCTCGAAACAGTGTATAGGCCCTGTGTGTCCTGGGagaggtgtgtgactgtgtcGTCGCCGACGTCCTCGCCACTGACAGTCAGCCACTGCACTGAGGGTCGGGGGTACCCCTCGGTGGTCAAGAGTAGCTCCACACCACAGGCAGAGGTTGAGAACTTCAGGCGAGGCTCAGCGTAGTATGCTATACAGAACAATGATAGAATTGGATGTTAAAGTAGTATCATGACTAACTGAATGCCTTCTGCAGAAGTGTAGTTGCTAAGAATATGAAGGGGAGCGTGACCATAACAACCCCAATTGACTTCATTGGAGACAAATTGCTGTTAAAGCAACTAAATGTTCTACTGAATAACATGTTTGTAAAGAGTGCAAAATCAtgagtcatatatatatatatatatatatatatatatatagatatagatagatagatatagatagatatagatatatatatatacacagtgccttgcgaaagtattcggcccccttgaactttgaccttttgccacatttcaggcttcaaacataaagatataaaactgtatttttttgtgaagaatcaacaacaagtgggacataatcatgaagtggaacgacatttattggatatttccaatttttttaacaaatcaaaaactgaaaaattgggcgtgcaaaattattcagcccccttaagttaatactttgtagcgccaccttttgctgcgattacagctgtaagtcgcttggggtatgtctctatcagttttgcacatcgagagactgacattttttcccattcctccttgcaaaacagctcgagctcagtgaggttggatggagagcatttgtgaacagcagttttcagttctttccacagattctcgattggattcaggtctggactttgacttggccattctaacacctggatatgtttatttttgaaccattccattgtagattttgctttatgttttggatcattgtcttgttggaagacaaatctccgtcccagtctcagctcttttgcagactccatcaggttttcttccagaatggtcctgtatttggctccatccatcttcccatcaattttaaccatcttccctgtccctgctgaagaaaagcaggcccaacccatgatgctgccaccaccatgtttgacagtgggcatggtgtgttcagggtgatgagctgtgttgcttttacgccaaacataacgttttgcattgttgccaaaaagttcaattttggtttcatctgaccagagcaccttcttccacatgtttggtgtgtctcccaggtggcttttggcaaacattaaacaacactttttatggatatctttaagaaattgctttcttcttgccactcttccataaaggccagatttgtgcaatatacgactgattgttgtcctatggacagagtctcccacctcagctgtagatctctgcagttcatccagagtgatcatgggcctcttggctgcatctctgatcagtcttctccttgtatgagctgaaagtttagagggacggccaggtcttggtagatttgcagtggtctgatactccttccatttcaatattatcgcttgcacagtgctccttgggatgtttaaagcttgggaaatctttttgtatccaaatccggctttaaacttcttcacaacagtatctcggacctgcctggtgtgttccttgttcttcatgatgctctctgcgcttttaacggacctctgagactatcacagtgcaggtgcatttatacggagacttgattacacacaggtggattgtatttatcatcattagtcatttaggtcaacattagatcattcagagatcctcactgaacttctggagagagtttgctgcactgaaagtaaagggtctgaatcattttgcacgcccaattttccagtttttgatttgttaaaaaagtttgaaatatccaaaaaatttcgttccacttcatgattgtccctcttgttgttgattcttcacaaaaaatacagttttatatctttatgtttgaagcctgaaatgtggcaaaaggtcgcaaagttcaagggggccgaatactttcgcaaggcactgtatagatatatatatagatatatatatagatatagatatatatatatatatgtgtatatatatgtgtatatatatatatatatatatatgtatatatatatgtatatatatgtgtatatatatatgtatatatatgtgtatatatatatatatatgtatatatatgtgtatatatatgtatatatatgtatatatatgtgtatatatgtgtatatatgtgtatatatgtatatatatgtgtatatatatatatatatgtatatatatgtgtatatatatatatgtgtatatatatatatgtatatgtatatatatgtgtatatatatatgtatatatatatatatatatatgtatatatatgtgtatatatgtatatatatatatatgtgtatatatatatatgtatatgtatatatatatatatgtatatatatgtgtatatatatatatatatgtatatatatgtgtatatatatatatatatgtatatatatgtgtatatatgtatatatatgtgtatatatatatatatatatgtgtatatatatatatgtatatatatgtgtatatatatatatgtatatatatgtgtatttatttatttatttaaacttatACAAGGTGCTTGATTGTTTCTCAACAAATTAGGAATAAATACGTTTATTCCTTGTtccaaaaagcagaaataaagatGTGGGTGTTACCTGCTAATTTAAGGGATACAGATGTCCTCTTTGGGCCCATTTCTGTGTGCACAGTGCAGGTATAGTTTCCCTCATCTCCCAGAGTGGCATGTTCCAGCCTGAGAGAAGCGTTCCCCTTCTGTATATCAGAGTGGTACAGGCTGGTTCTGTTGACATAGCGACTGTTCTGGTCGTTCAGGTGGTCCTGACCATAGTAGAAACTGTGGACCACCACCTTGTCTAACTTCCATTCAATCTGGCACCGCGTTCGATCCCATTGTTTGTCCACAGGGAAGCTGCAGTCTAGGACTATATGTTGCCCCAGGATGGCAAGCTGCGTCTCACTGGGAACAGTGGTCTCAAACTCCGCTACAAAGACAGAAAAATATAGGTTTTATAGAACCTCATTCTCATAAAAGGCATTATCCACTGAGCCAAAGCTGTTCTGTGAAATATttccatttgagtcatttagcagacactcttctccagagtgacttacaggagcaattaaccttaagtgcctttctcaagggaacaccggcagatttttcaccatgtcggcttggggattcgaaccagcgacctttcagttactgtcccaacgctagGTGGTTCAG from Oncorhynchus kisutch isolate 150728-3 linkage group LG9, Okis_V2, whole genome shotgun sequence harbors:
- the LOC109897048 gene encoding CD276 antigen-like produces the protein MNWKSCLTFVVSFLVFKLSHLTEFETTVPSETQLAILGQHIVLDCSFPVDKQWDRTRCQIEWKLDKVVVHSFYYGQDHLNDQNSRYVNRTSLYHSDIQKGNASLRLEHATLGDEGNYTCTVHTEMGPKRTSVSLKLAAYYAEPRLKFSTSACGVELLLTTEGYPRPSVQWLTVSGEDVGDDTVTHLSQDTQGLYTVSSTVSLQGAVNKTLTFVLKNEALGQEIRRNITLLSGNSVDVSPGVYQERWFVITVLAVMLKYLLCN